The window TAAAACAAATTTACTTTCAGGATCCAGACGGCTATTGGATTGAAGTTAACAATGCGATTTAAGTTGTGCTTGATTATAGTTAAGACCTAAACTTTACAACCCAAAACCAATCATTATACAACATTACTAAAAGGTCATAACTAGGTGAAGTTAATGACGCTTTAAAAACAAAATATTAAATGGAAAATGAGCATACAAAAATAGTAATCATCCCAGGACTTGGTGGTTCTAACGCTAATCATTGGCAATCCTATTGGTTAAAACAATATGATAACACTTTAGAGATTGTTCAGGACAATTGGGATGCCCCAAAACTTGAGCTTTGGCTAAAGACCTTACAAGACTGTTTAATAAAAATTGATTCCCCTACGGTTTTAGTCGCCCATAGTTTGGGAGTGTCCTTAGTGTTGCATTGGGCACGACAATATACTAATCCCCATATAAAAGGAGCGTTATTAGTTGCACCTGCAGATGTGGACTCGCCAACGCATACACCAGAAAGCATTAGAGGATTTTCACCTATGCCAATAACAACACTTCCATTTTCGTCCATAGTAGTTGCCAGTGAGAATGACGACTATGTAAGTATACCCCGTGCAGAATATTTCTCAAAACAATGGGGTAGTGATTTTATAAATATTGGAACTAAAGGTCATATTAACTCAGATTCAAAT is drawn from Psychroserpens sp. NJDZ02 and contains these coding sequences:
- a CDS encoding RBBP9/YdeN family alpha/beta hydrolase; protein product: MENEHTKIVIIPGLGGSNANHWQSYWLKQYDNTLEIVQDNWDAPKLELWLKTLQDCLIKIDSPTVLVAHSLGVSLVLHWARQYTNPHIKGALLVAPADVDSPTHTPESIRGFSPMPITTLPFSSIVVASENDDYVSIPRAEYFSKQWGSDFINIGTKGHINSDSNLKYWEEGQRILDTLLDKTD